One genomic region from Jilunia laotingensis encodes:
- the porZ gene encoding type IX secretion system anionic LPS delivery protein PorZ, whose protein sequence is MKRKIIYTIITFLILTTSINAQHAIGSWQNYLSYHNVIRTAPAGNLIYAVGNGDLFSYDKEDESIQCYWKNNLLTDTDISYIAYQREYKTLIVVYSNANIDLIVNDKEVYNLPDYMNKNMTQNKTVNHISFAKEYAYLSTDFGIVVLNLKKKEINNAYILNKKINACAVDDNKIYAASTNGLLTGLLTDNLLDINNWKNVSNTVYSFISMFNDELIGNITSSGVYIINRQNYSYSQLTGGNFNYMQVCNDKLLAGNENSLAIIDNINKIHYLNHGLKAPYIFYENGIYWAAGKENGLMGLTYNETKNTLEVKVSSILPDSPKRNLPNYMKFEGERLFITGGGNTNNNHPGTIMMFENNTWSNFQEEGISEKTGVSYSNISSIAQDPTDDRHHFASSVTQGLYEFYDYEFINHYTYDNSPLEVATPITNPDYYKNFVRINGLTYDNDNNLWMLNCEAEHPIHVLKPDKKWVNLHYPEVTNITSFEHIFFDQRGWLWATATGIIDKTGIFCLNTNGTLEDNTDDHHKLMKSFINQDGTKLDYITYCMAIDKEGAIWVGTNHGPLLFSNPSKFFDENFYCTQIKVPRNDGTNLADFLLSNDIIKTIAIDGANRKWIGTNSNGVYLISPDGLETIHHFTVDNSPLLSNSISYITIHPRTGEVFIGTSLGLVSYQSDATEAGENFSDNVYAYPNPVKPDYTGVITVTGLVRDSDVKITNVNGKLIYSGTSVGGQFTWNGLNSQGDRVPSGIYFVLAADQDGKQSVATKILIVK, encoded by the coding sequence ATGAAAAGAAAAATAATCTATACCATCATTACTTTTTTAATACTTACTACCTCTATAAATGCACAACATGCCATAGGTAGTTGGCAAAATTACTTGTCGTATCATAACGTAATAAGAACTGCACCTGCCGGTAATTTAATTTATGCTGTCGGAAACGGAGATTTATTTTCCTATGATAAAGAAGACGAAAGTATACAATGCTATTGGAAAAATAATCTGTTAACCGATACAGATATTTCATACATAGCTTATCAACGAGAATACAAAACATTAATCGTTGTATACTCGAATGCAAACATCGATTTAATCGTAAATGATAAAGAAGTCTATAACCTGCCAGACTATATGAATAAGAATATGACTCAAAACAAAACGGTCAATCATATCAGTTTCGCTAAAGAATATGCCTATTTATCTACTGACTTTGGAATTGTTGTTTTAAACTTAAAGAAAAAAGAAATTAATAATGCATATATTCTTAATAAGAAAATCAATGCATGTGCTGTTGATGACAATAAAATATATGCTGCATCTACTAACGGATTATTAACAGGATTATTAACTGACAATCTACTTGATATAAATAATTGGAAAAATGTCTCAAATACGGTATATTCGTTTATATCAATGTTTAATGATGAATTGATAGGAAATATTACCTCAAGTGGAGTTTATATTATTAACAGACAAAATTATAGTTATTCACAACTAACCGGAGGAAATTTCAACTATATGCAGGTTTGTAATGATAAGCTTTTAGCAGGTAATGAGAATTCATTGGCTATAATTGATAATATAAACAAAATTCATTACCTTAATCACGGATTGAAAGCTCCGTATATCTTTTATGAAAATGGAATATATTGGGCTGCCGGCAAGGAAAACGGTCTTATGGGCTTAACTTACAATGAAACTAAGAACACCTTGGAAGTGAAAGTATCTTCCATACTTCCGGATAGCCCAAAAAGAAATTTACCAAACTATATGAAATTTGAAGGCGAACGCCTGTTTATAACTGGAGGAGGTAATACTAATAATAACCATCCAGGGACCATCATGATGTTTGAAAACAATACATGGAGTAATTTCCAAGAAGAAGGAATCAGTGAAAAAACAGGAGTGTCTTACTCCAACATAAGTTCTATAGCACAGGATCCTACAGATGACAGACATCATTTTGCATCATCAGTAACTCAAGGATTATATGAGTTTTATGATTATGAATTTATAAACCATTATACATACGATAACAGTCCGTTAGAAGTAGCGACCCCAATCACAAATCCTGACTATTACAAAAATTTTGTGCGTATCAACGGACTTACTTATGATAATGACAATAATTTATGGATGTTGAATTGTGAAGCAGAACATCCGATACATGTTTTAAAACCTGATAAAAAATGGGTCAATCTGCATTATCCAGAAGTAACAAATATCACAAGCTTTGAACATATATTCTTCGATCAACGTGGATGGTTATGGGCTACTGCGACTGGAATTATAGATAAAACAGGAATATTCTGTTTGAATACGAATGGAACGTTAGAAGATAATACTGACGATCACCATAAATTAATGAAATCATTCATCAATCAGGATGGAACAAAACTGGATTATATAACTTATTGCATGGCGATAGATAAAGAAGGAGCAATCTGGGTAGGAACCAATCATGGTCCATTATTATTTAGCAATCCATCGAAATTTTTTGATGAGAACTTTTATTGTACACAAATCAAAGTACCAAGAAATGATGGTACCAACTTAGCCGATTTCCTATTATCGAACGATATAATAAAAACTATTGCAATAGATGGTGCCAATCGTAAATGGATAGGGACAAACAGTAATGGAGTTTACTTAATAAGTCCGGATGGTTTAGAAACAATCCATCATTTTACAGTAGACAATAGTCCTTTATTATCCAACAGCATTTCCTATATAACTATTCATCCACGCACTGGAGAAGTATTTATAGGTACCAGTTTGGGATTGGTATCTTATCAAAGTGATGCAACAGAAGCAGGAGAGAACTTCAGTGATAACGTATATGCGTATCCTAACCCGGTAAAACCGGATTATACAGGTGTTATTACTGTTACTGGATTAGTCAGAGATTCAGATGTAAAAATAACGAATGTAAACGGAAAATTAATATATTCGGGAACTTCTGTCGGAGGACAATTCACATGGAATGGACTCAACTCACAAGGAGACAGAGTTCCTTCAGGAATTTATTTCGTATTAGCTGCCGATCAAGATGGAAAACAGAGTGTAGCAACCAAAATATTAATTGTAAAATGA
- a CDS encoding non-canonical purine NTP diphosphatase has product MKEKLVFATNNAHKLKEVSTILGNNIEFLSLDDINCHSDIPETADTLEGNALLKSRFIHSNYGMNCFSDDTGLEVEVLNGAPGVYSARYAGENHDSEANMLKLLHNMKGLTNRNARFRTVISLILNEKEYLFEGIVNGKITAERQGYSGFGYDPIFIPEGYDKTFAELGDEIKNKISHRAQAVHKLCKFLTSIQ; this is encoded by the coding sequence ATGAAAGAAAAACTTGTTTTTGCAACTAATAATGCACATAAACTAAAAGAAGTATCAACCATTCTCGGAAACAATATTGAATTTCTTAGCTTAGATGATATAAATTGCCATTCAGACATTCCTGAGACTGCCGATACCCTTGAAGGAAATGCTTTACTAAAGTCACGATTTATTCATTCCAATTATGGAATGAATTGTTTTTCCGATGATACCGGACTTGAAGTAGAAGTATTGAATGGAGCCCCCGGAGTATATTCAGCTCGGTATGCCGGTGAAAATCACGATTCGGAAGCAAACATGCTGAAGTTACTTCACAATATGAAGGGATTGACTAATAGAAACGCTCGGTTCAGAACTGTTATTTCACTTATCTTAAATGAAAAGGAATATCTGTTTGAAGGAATAGTAAATGGAAAAATAACTGCCGAAAGACAAGGTTATTCTGGTTTCGGATATGATCCGATTTTTATTCCGGAAGGATACGATAAAACATTTGCAGAGCTTGGCGATGAAATCAAAAATAAGATCAGCCATCGCGCACAAGCGGTTCATAAACTCTGTAAATTCCTCACTTCCATACAATAA